One part of the Aliivibrio fischeri ATCC 7744 = JCM 18803 = DSM 507 genome encodes these proteins:
- a CDS encoding DUF2919 domain-containing protein, with protein sequence MQYSFDAYDENGWLKPPLWLWFGWAILIRSVVVFVMAGASREQGTDLLALFYPSHAHLYTSLCLSLPILFYMWLSSFKKPTRPFMLTLWKQGRWLTIVMVLIDLSMLIQSVIVNRGEFQPGSAMIILLLSWFLIFLCRSKRVKICFSLT encoded by the coding sequence ATGCAGTATTCTTTTGATGCATATGATGAAAATGGGTGGTTAAAGCCACCTCTTTGGTTGTGGTTTGGATGGGCGATTTTAATTCGTTCTGTTGTGGTTTTTGTTATGGCTGGCGCGAGTCGTGAGCAAGGTACCGATTTATTAGCCTTGTTTTATCCTAGCCATGCGCATTTGTATACGAGTTTATGCTTAAGTCTACCTATATTATTTTATATGTGGCTAAGCAGTTTCAAAAAGCCCACACGGCCTTTTATGCTGACTCTTTGGAAGCAAGGCAGGTGGCTAACCATTGTGATGGTTTTAATTGACCTTTCAATGTTAATTCAATCGGTTATTGTTAATCGAGGAGAGTTTCAGCCAGGAAGTGCAATGATTATCTTACTTCTTAGCTGGTTTCTTATATTTTTATGTCGCAGTAAACGAGTAAAGATATGCTTTAGTCTGACTTAA
- a CDS encoding DUF2956 domain-containing protein, translating into MTNYKKTKDSVSIESQQEAMKIAKATQKPAQTKEQTKLIAQGIEKGIALYKKQQKEKAREADKQKKKTQRTKQNNVKLSDIEDKQAQQEYINNESNKALPWILLAVSWAAFIYYTVLGF; encoded by the coding sequence ATGACAAACTACAAAAAAACAAAAGATTCCGTCTCAATCGAGTCTCAACAAGAAGCAATGAAGATAGCTAAAGCTACACAAAAACCGGCTCAAACAAAAGAGCAAACTAAATTGATTGCACAGGGAATCGAAAAAGGCATTGCTCTTTATAAGAAACAACAGAAGGAAAAGGCAAGAGAAGCGGATAAGCAAAAGAAAAAAACGCAACGAACCAAGCAAAACAACGTAAAACTGTCCGATATAGAAGATAAACAAGCACAACAAGAATACATTAATAACGAATCAAACAAAGCGTTACCATGGATCTTACTCGCTGTCAGTTGGGCCGCCTTCATTTATTATACGGTTTTAGGATTTTAA
- a CDS encoding TIGR02808 family protein — MSTLESVIWHTLGYAAMPAIILGGFAAVSVFSIWLLSLKSDKE, encoded by the coding sequence ATGAGTACATTAGAATCAGTGATTTGGCATACTCTAGGTTACGCTGCGATGCCAGCTATTATTCTAGGCGGTTTTGCTGCGGTATCTGTGTTTTCAATTTGGCTATTGTCATTGAAATCAGATAAAGAGTAA
- a CDS encoding NapC/NirT family cytochrome c, producing MKLLKAFWKRFSSPSKAAVGIVLFMGFMGGLLFWGAFNTGMEATNTEEFCSGCHAPIVKEIQETIHYSNRSGVRAICSDCHVPHNWTDKIVRKVQASKELFAHYVTKTIDTEEKFKERRAHLAEREWHRMKENNSQECRNCHEFDYMDFSEQGPRSAKQHSTALASGEKTCVDCHKGIAHKLPDMSGIEGW from the coding sequence ATGAAATTATTAAAAGCATTTTGGAAGCGTTTTTCGTCTCCTAGTAAAGCAGCAGTAGGCATTGTTCTATTTATGGGCTTTATGGGCGGCTTGCTTTTCTGGGGCGCATTTAACACGGGTATGGAAGCAACCAATACAGAAGAGTTTTGTTCTGGTTGTCACGCACCAATTGTTAAGGAAATCCAAGAGACGATTCACTATTCAAACCGTTCAGGTGTACGTGCTATCTGTTCTGATTGTCACGTTCCGCATAACTGGACAGATAAGATTGTTCGTAAAGTACAGGCATCGAAAGAGTTATTTGCTCACTATGTGACGAAAACGATTGATACTGAAGAGAAATTTAAAGAACGTCGAGCTCACTTGGCTGAGCGCGAATGGCATCGAATGAAAGAGAATAACTCTCAAGAATGTCGTAATTGTCATGAGTTTGATTATATGGATTTCTCAGAGCAAGGCCCACGCAGTGCGAAACAACACTCAACGGCGTTAGCATCAGGTGAAAAAACGTGTGTAGATTGTCATAAAGGCATCGCACATAAATTACCTGATATGTCTGGTATTGAAGGTTGGTAA
- a CDS encoding nitrate reductase cytochrome c-type subunit produces the protein MKKFIIALMSAGLLFTGAVQAEAEQGSELHNPGGIGGVESLRGASELEATRPADDFKHFPRDHALDSDYVYQPPLVPHTVRNYEVSLNANKCLSCHSWKNAKEMGATKISVTHYVSREDAVLSDVSPRRYFCLQCHVPQADAKPLVENEFERVDSLR, from the coding sequence ATGAAAAAGTTCATTATAGCGCTTATGTCAGCAGGACTATTGTTCACTGGCGCAGTACAAGCAGAAGCAGAGCAAGGTTCTGAGCTGCATAACCCAGGTGGCATTGGTGGTGTTGAATCATTACGTGGTGCTTCAGAGTTAGAAGCAACACGTCCAGCAGATGATTTTAAGCATTTTCCACGTGACCACGCTTTAGATAGTGACTATGTATATCAACCACCTTTGGTTCCTCATACGGTTCGTAACTATGAAGTTTCGTTGAATGCCAATAAGTGTTTGTCTTGTCATAGTTGGAAAAATGCAAAAGAAATGGGGGCAACTAAGATTAGTGTGACTCATTACGTAAGCCGTGAAGATGCAGTGCTTTCTGATGTATCTCCTCGTCGTTACTTCTGTCTACAATGTCACGTTCCTCAAGCGGATGCAAAACCACTAGTAGAGAACGAATTTGAACGTGTGGACTCATTGCGCTAG